The genomic window AGTCTGGAATTAAATCTGTTTCCAGGTCTAGATTTTTGAGTTACAGGCGCCGGTGGTTCCGTTTCCGGTTCAGGAGCTTTAGTAGAAGCAGACTTAAGACCAGGTCTTCTGAAATTTGTGTATTTCCTATTACCGTAATCAACTTGACGTTTAACTCGTCGTCTCGAGAATGGTCTGATGCTTACAACATTCCTCTTTGGTGCGGGTGTCGAAGGTGTTGCAACTTGCTGCTCTTTTCTGTTTGATGATTCGTAGTCATTGTCTTCTTCGAATTCTTCTCCTTCCAATAATTCCTCGCTCTCTTCAACTTCTTGCTCGTTTTCTTTAATTTCTTCTTCTGGCTCAGGTTCGGGCTGTTTAAATAGGTTCCGTCTAGGGAAAAGGGAATTTTGTGGGCGTTGTCTGCGCAGTGACAATAGTGGATTAGTAGTTGAACGAGTGGTAGGTCTCCTAGTCGTGGTGGTTAAACGTCCTCTGCTCGTAACTGCCGTTCGTCTAGTTGAAGGAGTGGTAACTCTTGGAGTCACAGCTGTACCTGGTTGTCTAGCTACGGGTGGTCGTCTAAATCTAAGAAGAGGATTAGATGTAGTCCTGACCGGTGCTTCAGTAACTTCATTTAAAGCCTCAGTGGCGGTCTCTTCCTGCTGAGTTCCAGATGTCTCCGACTCGTTTTGCTCTGGTGGTGGTAATGATATAGACGCCGAATTTCTGTTACCCCTGAGTCTCGACGAAGCAGTAGGTCGTATTCTTGGAATCGCTGACCTACTAGCGAAGTCTAAGCTGTTTGCTCTGATAGAACTTGACCTGAAGCCAGTTCGTCTCGAAGTAGGCTGAATAGACGCTCTACCACCGAATCCACCTGAACGTGACGCAGAGGGTACATTCGCTGAAGGATTTGAGATGCTGCTGCGTCCGTTGAATCTCTTTCCGGCGCTAGAAGATCCTCCAAATGAAGATGCTTTTCTGTTTCCGCCAAATCCAGATGGCCTTACAGATTTTAACGTTGGTGTTGCAGTTATAGTTGGTGTAAAGTCAGCCCGAGTAATCGTTGTTGCGCTACTGAGCGAGGGAACTCTTGCTTTGGGACTGAAAGTAGGTCTATTTCTAGACGCGAATGGAATAATAACAGGAGTAAATGAAGGTTTCTTTGTAGTAAAAGTCAAACGAGACTTCTTTCTCGAGGATCCGTCATCTTCTTCCTCTTCTTCTTCTGATTCGTGGGCTTCTGTTGTTGTATCTGGTTCCGCAACTGAACTTTCAATAACTTCTGGAGTCGGGCTAATTATAGAAGCTCCTGGTGTGGTCGTACCGTTTGTTTCACGTACTTTTGCTGTAGATTCTGTGCTCAACGTTTTATTATCATCAGTGATTATTACTGAATCACCAGAAATAACAGCAACTTGCGAAAATAGTATCTTTTTATCAGTATCTGGAGAAGGCGTATTATTGTCCGCTGGTTTAATTTCCGCAAATAGATTATCAATATAAGTGCCAACAAGAACCGTTGGAGACGCGCCCGATATATCGGGTAATTTTGTGGGTTTGATTTCTTCTTTCACAATCGTTGGAGATATATGTGGTTTTTCACCATTGTCTTGTATGAGATTTTTATTCACTGCTCCAGTCGGTACTTTTCGTCCTAACTGATTGTCTTCTATTACTTTAGTGTTATCAACAATGTTGGTGACCGTTTCTAAACTGCTTCTAATCTGGGAAGTATTACCAGCATAAAAGGTCGTGAAGTATGTGTATGTTGTGTAAAAAGTAGCTTTACCATCATCTTGTTCAGGACTATTTTCGATAAGTGAGGGTTTTATTTCAACTTCTAATTCTTTTGGTGGTAAgacactttcgatatcaatcgGTGTAGTATCGATAGGACTGATAGTTGGTGCAACTTGGACAACAGGGGTGACTACATTAGAAACAATTTCTTCTCGACTTGTAATTGTGGTTGTTTTGTCTTTGTAAAGAGTAGTCCAATAGGTAAATGTGGTGTAATATGTAATTGGCAAGTTACTCTCTTCTTCTGCCTCTTTTTTAGGTGTTATCGTCTCAGTTACTACGTTAGTAATAGTTTCTAATCTACTCTTTACTTTGCTTGAGTCTTTTCCAATGTACATAGTTGTGAAATAAGTGAATGTCGTGTAACTTGTTTGTAGCAGAAGTGTGGGTGATGGCATGATTTCATCAATGTTACTCTCAGAGCTAATTTGATCATCTAATACATTGTTATTTTCTATGTACTGCCTTTCACCTCTAGAGGATGATGATTTAACATCTGTTACCGTGTCTGTGTAAGAGTTATCGGTATCTAATGGGTTGGACTCTACACTGAATAACATGTCAACTTCTACAGGTGTAGGCTGTGGAAGTGTATGTTTGTTTTCATTAGTAGGCTTATCATCATTTTCTTCCATAGTAACCGAAGATTCCATTGACGAGGTTTCTTCTGGATTCGCTGGTGGTTCTCTTTTAACCTGCTTACAATTTCTAAAATCAAACTGAGCTTTAGTTTTTTCCGCACCTAAAGGATTACTCTTAGTTGGAATCAATTCATCAGGTCCCACGTAGTTTGTATATACTTCGCTTCTGCTGCATACGTTAGCATCAGTTCCTACATAAATCGTCGTGAAGAATGTATAAGTCGTAAAGTACGTTTTGACAGCGTCTGGTTTAATACTAGCTACATCATCACCCAATGATGGAGTAGGCGTCTGAGAACTATAGCTCTCACCTCCTTCGACGGATTCAAGAACGTCTTTATTTTTGACTAAATCAATTATGCTGTTGATGGCAAACGATTCAGTAGGACGACCGATTCCTACGCTAGTTGGCGCAATTTCATCCTCGTCAAATGCACCCAATAAGGAAGGATCTAACTGAGCAAGATTGATCGTCGACGTAATAACATTAGTTACAATGGATTTGTGGCTAGCGACACTTGATGTTTGATCACCAAAGAACGTGGTAAAGTAAGTATAAGTAGTATAAAGCGTTTTGTAAATCAAATCTATTTCATTTTCTTTACTATCCTCTTCTTCTTCAGAAGTAGGCTTCTCAGTCGGCGTTGTAGAATGTTCTGTGCTAACCGATACCTCTACATGACTGTGACTAGTTGAAACTCGTTCAGTAGTTGTCGTCTGCGTGCTTGTTGTTGTTTCATTTTCTTCCGTATTTTCTTCGTCTTCTTGCGAACTGTTATCGACCGTAGTTCCGTTCTCGCTTTCTTTAGCTTCAGTCGTTGTTGAGCTTTCtttttgtttaggagttgtctTTGGTGCAGCTTCAGTAACTAGCTCCGGCTGTGTAGGAGGTGTAGATACCGATCCTTCGGTTTCAACTTCAGGAGATTCCAAGCTACTATGTACAGAGGACTGCACATTCACTTTGACAACAGCCGTCGGTTCTATGTTGATATCAGACTTACATACAACATTAGTCAGGTAGCCTACGTTGCTTTCAACGACTACGTTCGATTTTACGGAAGTAGTTGTTACCTTGCTTTCGAGAGGGATAAAGTAGGTTGTCAAATAAGTTAGTGTTTTGTAAGCGGTTGTCATAACGGATTTCGTTTCGATACCGCTGGAACAAATAACCTCTTCTTCAGTATCGTGTTTCATCTCAGTGGTTGATTCTATATCTTCATAAGATTCCTCACTATGACCACTTTCGGTAGTTGTTATTATTCCAGACTCATTTGCTAGAGTAGTAATTTCATCTTCCTCCTCCTCTTCATTTTCTTCTTCTGATTTTTCTGTAACTTCCGCGGCTGTGTTGTCTGCTTCTTCTTCAGAAGTTACTAAATCTTCATTTACATTGCTTTCCGTGATCACAGATTCTTTAGGGTCCTCAATTATAGTAGCAGATGGTCTCAATAATGTTAGTGGATCTGTAGCTTTTGAGCTGTCATGTATTGGAATGACTTCTAAATTATCGGTAAGGCGCGTACTTTCTGTTATTGGTACCGAAGCTTCTGAGGGCTGAATGACATCTAAGTTAAAATCAAATCCACTATTGCTTTGAACTGAAACACCCGTTggtttgttatcaatgttataATGCACCTTTTTAAGACTATCTTCGTCGTTGTATAAAACTTTTTCAGAAACATTATCACTACTAGGAATGGTTACTTTACTGGCCGCATTAACTTCGTGAGGTTTATACGTCGCAGTAGCTACAGGAATATCGGCAGCAAGGaaagttatttttgtattaagttTATCGACTTGTTTAGCTGAGGGAAAAACGTTTACTTTGTCTGGACTTTGTGGACGAGCAATATCAGTGTTAGGAGTAAAAATAATAACCGTATCACCAACAACAGTGGTGAAGTCAGCAAACCCAGCATATGTGAACGTTTTCTTTGGCCTCGATTCGCTTTTTTGGCCAAACAATTTTTTAGGTAATTTAGTTTGCTGCCCTACCGGTTGCGGAGGGCTACGAGACTCAACATTATCTATATAATAAAAGATAGGCGAAAATTCGTTTTTAATCGTAAATGTCGGTAAATCGTAATTGGGTTTAACTTTGACAATATTTGATTCGTTTAATTCTTCCTTAATTCGAGAATCTATTTTAATAGGTTCTGTTACAGGTTCATAAGCTTTACTTTGACGATGCaatgcatttatattttctAGGATGGCTGGTTTCACAACGAAATCAAACTTCTTTTCACTGTTGACTGATGGACCGTCAAGGTAGTTAAAGGCTTCATTTTGTGAAAATCGGggaatttcattattttgttgAACTCTACGCGCCGTTGGCTCCTCTGCAATCTGGTTATCTTGTTCTTGAGCAGTAGGACTCGCATTCCAGAAATTGCTTTCTTGCGGAGGTTTACTAGCGTAAACTATGTCCATTCTACTGCTCGGTGCAAGATAATCAGTATTTTTAAGGACAAACTCATCAGGGTCAATGAAGCCTAAATCTTGCTTGACGCTCCATTGGCCGTCGAAAGCGGAATGCACACGCGTCGGTTTCACCGCGACTGCATCCTCATTTGCCGGcttattgtacaaaacaagAGAAGACTTTGTGAGAAGTTGCGCGTAGATGCGCCCGTTGTTCAGCGTGGTGCCAAGGATTTGAGTGGCGAACTCGGTCGTCACCCCATCTTGGATGAATGTCCTGGCTGTCGAGGTCAGTAACCCGATGAGAGGCTTCACACTGTGGTACCTCCCCACTCTCGAGTTATAGTCGTTCCGTTGTTGGTCGTTGACGAGCAACACAGTCAAGTCTACCGTCAGATGTCGTCAAGTGGTGTCAGGAAGGATCGTGGAGGTGcgttatattttacaaaagtccGTAGTTGTCCAGACCGGATTAGATTTGAAAGAGaaagaaaaaaacatacaattaattATGCAATATAAATAGAAGAATAAATACGCTATTGCTAATAGATAGGTAGAGACAAACACTTTCATACTGTTAGCACTAATTTATACATTCATTGACATTGAtgatgtttaaattgttattGGTAATAAAAAGAAACTAATGGTGCTCAAATTCCTATACTTACTCAAATAATCATAATCAACGTCAACACAATCAAACAAATTTCCACACAACCTACCTACGGATGCTTTACTATAGGTTAAGTATAGAAAAGAAacgaaaaatataaaattaagaaGAGAAAAAGGCAAAAGGTAAGTTTAAGATAAAGATCAGACCAGACAGTTACACGCTAGTTAGACTAGCGGCAAAATGCAGACATTTTGAAGCAAAGATATTTTTTACAGAAGAGATGGAGCGTATGGTAATTGTTGAAGTACTCACCCCTGTTTTCTGAGACGCCTTCCCTTTTTATCCTAGTTGCTTCTATTGATTCTTCATTATTAATATctgtaacaaataaaataaaattttagtaaAAACATTCCatatttgaattattttctttttcgGCTACTGAATTCCGAGAATAATAATAGTTAAATCTTAAACAAGCAACTACTAAAAAGCAGATGTAAGAACAATTTGGCGGTTAAGTTCCGTGATTTTTAGGTCATCATCATGTAGATAGTGATCTGACATTTCTATTCACAGCGTGATATCACGGATTAAAAGGTTAGGTATATAATGATGACTATCATTGTCTTGGATTACTGCAATAATGGCCTCTAGGACACGTCATACAGGCAATCGGTAACCAGTATTGACCACGTAACTTTAGGCGTCACTAAGCTTTCGTGGCTCATGAGTCATTAGAAACGTCGTTAGAGTGATAAGTGTTAAGTTTCTATTTAATTAATATCACAATATCATTTTAGTCCAAACTAATTCAGCAGCTCTCCAAAAAATTATCGAGGTCCCCGGGGGCCCTAGGGCTGGATCGTTCCTCGCCCAACGGATCGGCATAGCGATCCAAAGGGGGAACGCAGCCAGCCTTGTGGGAACCCTTCCACAGGGATCGGCCCTGGATGATCTAgcctaattgac from Cydia splendana chromosome 22, ilCydSple1.2, whole genome shotgun sequence includes these protein-coding regions:
- the LOC134801442 gene encoding mucin-17-like: MLQPRLFGCAFDMRSFGGFVFALILSAALVSCQDINNEESIEATRIKREGVSENRDLTVLLVNDQQRNDYNSRVGRYHSVKPLIGLLTSTARTFIQDGVTTEFATQILGTTLNNGRIYAQLLTKSSLVLYNKPANEDAVAVKPTRVHSAFDGQWSVKQDLGFIDPDEFVLKNTDYLAPSSRMDIVYASKPPQESNFWNASPTAQEQDNQIAEEPTARRVQQNNEIPRFSQNEAFNYLDGPSVNSEKKFDFVVKPAILENINALHRQSKAYEPVTEPIKIDSRIKEELNESNIVKVKPNYDLPTFTIKNEFSPIFYYIDNVESRSPPQPVGQQTKLPKKLFGQKSESRPKKTFTYAGFADFTTVVGDTVIIFTPNTDIARPQSPDKVNVFPSAKQVDKLNTKITFLAADIPVATATYKPHEVNAASKVTIPSSDNVSEKVLYNDEDSLKKVHYNIDNKPTGVSVQSNSGFDFNLDVIQPSEASVPITESTRLTDNLEVIPIHDSSKATDPLTLLRPSATIIEDPKESVITESNVNEDLVTSEEEADNTAAEVTEKSEEENEEEEEDEITTLANESGIITTTESGHSEESYEDIESTTEMKHDTEEEVICSSGIETKSVMTTAYKTLTYLTTYFIPLESKVTTTSVKSNVVVESNVGYLTNVVCKSDINIEPTAVVKVNVQSSVHSSLESPEVETEGSVSTPPTQPELVTEAAPKTTPKQKESSTTTEAKESENGTTVDNSSQEDEENTEENETTTSTQTTTTERVSTSHSHVEVSVSTEHSTTPTEKPTSEEEEDSKENEIDLIYKTLYTTYTYFTTFFGDQTSSVASHKSIVTNVITSTINLAQLDPSLLGAFDEDEIAPTSVGIGRPTESFAINSIIDLVKNKDVLESVEGGESYSSQTPTPSLGDDVASIKPDAVKTYFTTYTFFTTIYVGTDANVCSRSEVYTNYVGPDELIPTKSNPLGAEKTKAQFDFRNCKQVKREPPANPEETSSMESSVTMEENDDKPTNENKHTLPQPTPVEVDMLFSVESNPLDTDNSYTDTVTDVKSSSSRGERQYIENNNVLDDQISSESNIDEIMPSPTLLLQTSYTTFTYFTTMYIGKDSSKVKSRLETITNVVTETITPKKEAEEESNLPITYYTTFTYWTTLYKDKTTTITSREEIVSNVVTPVVQVAPTISPIDTTPIDIESVLPPKELEVEIKPSLIENSPEQDDGKATFYTTYTYFTTFYAGNTSQIRSSLETVTNIVDNTKVIEDNQLGRKVPTGAVNKNLIQDNGEKPHISPTIVKEEIKPTKLPDISGASPTVLVGTYIDNLFAEIKPADNNTPSPDTDKKILFSQVAVISGDSVIITDDNKTLSTESTAKVRETNGTTTPGASIISPTPEVIESSVAEPDTTTEAHESEEEEEEDDGSSRKKSRLTFTTKKPSFTPVIIPFASRNRPTFSPKARVPSLSSATTITRADFTPTITATPTLKSVRPSGFGGNRKASSFGGSSSAGKRFNGRSSISNPSANVPSASRSGGFGGRASIQPTSRRTGFRSSSIRANSLDFASRSAIPRIRPTASSRLRGNRNSASISLPPPEQNESETSGTQQEETATEALNEVTEAPVRTTSNPLLRFRRPPVARQPGTAVTPRVTTPSTRRTAVTSRGRLTTTTRRPTTRSTTNPLLSLRRQRPQNSLFPRRNLFKQPEPEPEEEIKENEQEVEESEELLEGEEFEEDNDYESSNRKEQQVATPSTPAPKRNVVSIRPFSRRRVKRQVDYGNRKYTNFRRPGLKSASTKAPEPETEPPAPVTQKSRPGNRFNSRLSSGSRTTTSAPQKSSQRQPFIVRGESRTTTTSAPAYRRSSKSRPSSRTTTLSSRPKAPKLLNSRSQSERPRSPSRSSTSRSRTRTTTSRASSRQRNSFENFSGERQNYKSIVDNGKITITHQIPTEVTIPVVNGKITEYKNVLTAKPSIEVLLRNQVATTLGPLGNQQLVLASESTKLADNGATELIKFYLHETPTTTVIFTPTTIRGRKTSYSHVLPSTVYNVEPVTQTIGPEINANVPLANLLLSQLLLGNQQPAINPLLALQGQGLLPQQQVVQTPVTEYKTRTTTYVTTVTDARETVLPITFKGKAILTTIVDPTINVITATEYVTDTIVSTPTALAPPPQFNSLLLPLLLQQQQQQQQAIANPLLQTPNPLLGLGQPDLNLLQNNNLNNDIYSNSPKPNILQDLNSNEDFGDEVQDIEEDAPPPPPPARARNKPRAPKPAPPKLTSVVTMYVSGRYPGEFSTVLSTVVVDDTQIVRKREAVYYEDIEVLPSILPSVGQLISSQSDSALENSIVSGTEKYLDDSTFKSQIETQSLESIVGSLSKHIRYDASPTYVVKLAAATAIRDLNLSSVDDVS